A region from the Macaca mulatta isolate MMU2019108-1 chromosome 13, T2T-MMU8v2.0, whole genome shotgun sequence genome encodes:
- the DCTN1 gene encoding dynactin subunit 1 isoform X41 translates to MAQSKRHVYSRTPSGSRMSAEASARPLRVGSRVEVIGKGHRGTVAYVGATLFATGKWVGVILDEAKGKNDGTVQGRKYFTCDEGHGIFVRQSQIQVFEDGADTTSPETPDSSASKVLKREGTDTTAKTSKLAPTARKTTTRRPKPTRPASTGVAGASSSLGPSGSASAGELSSSEPSTPAQTPLAAPIIPTPALTSPGAVPPLPSPSKEEEGLRAQVRDLEEKLETLRLKRAEDKAKLKELEKHKIQLEQVQEWKSKMQEQQADLQRRLKEARKEAKEALEAKERYMEEMADTADAIEMATLDKEMAEERAESLQQEVEALKERVDELTTDLEILKAEIEEKGSDGAASSYQLKQLEEQNARLKDALVRMRDLSSSEKQEHVKLQKLMEKKNQELEVVRQQRERLQEELSQAESTIDELKEQVDAALGAEEMVEMLTDRNLNLEEKVRELRETVGDLEAMNEMNDELQENARETELELREQLDMAGARVREAQKRVEAAQETVADYQQTIKKYRQLTAHLQDVNRELTNQQEASVERQQQPPPETFDFKIKFAETKAHAKAIEMELRQMEVAQANRHMSLLTAFMPDSFLRPGGDHDCVLVLLLMPRLICKAELIRKQAQEKFELSENCSERPGLRGAAGEQLSFAAGLVYSLSLLQATLHRYEHALSQCSVDVYKKVGSLYPEMSAHERSLDFLIELLHKDQLDETVNVEPLTKAIKYYQHLYSIHLAEQPEDCTMQLADHIKFTQSALDCMSVEVGRLRAFLQGGQEATDIALLLRDLETSCSDIRQFCKKIRRRMPGTDAPGIPAALAFGPQVSDTLLDCRKHLTWVVAVLQEVAAAAAQLIAPLAENEGLPVAALEELAFKASEQIYGTPSSSPYECLRQSCNILISTMNKLATAMQEGEYDAERPPSKPPPVELRAAALRAEITDAEGLGLKLEDRETVIKELKKSLKIKGEELSEANVRLSLLEKKLDSAAKDADERIEKVQTRLEETQALLRKKEKDFEETMDALQADIDQLEAEKTELKQRLNSQSKRTIEGLRSPPPSGIATLVSGIAGEEQQRGAVPGQAPGSVPGPGLVKDSPLLLQQISAMRLHISQLQHENNILKGAQMKASLASLPPLHVAKLSHEGPGSELPAGALYRKTSQLLETLNQLSTHTHVVDITRTSPATKSPSAQLMEQVAQLKSLSDTIEKLKDEVLKETVSQRPGATVPTDFATFPSSAFLRAKEEQQDDTVYMGKVTFSCAAGLGQRHRLVLTQEQLHQLHSRLIS, encoded by the exons ATCCAGGTATTTGAAGATGGAGCAGATACTACTTCCCCAGAGACACCcgattcttctgcttcaaaaGTCCTCAAAAGAG AGGGAACTGATACAACTGCAAAGACTAGCAAACTG GCACCGACAGCCCGAAAG ACCACAACTCGGCGGCCCAAG CCCACCCGCCCAGCCAGTACTGGGGTGGCTGGGGCCAGTAGCTCCCTGGGCCCCTCTGGCTCAGCGTCAGCAGGTGAGCTGAGCAGCAGTGAGCCCAGCACCCCGGCTCAGACTCCGCTGGCAGCACCCATCATCCCCACGCCGGCCCTCACCTCTCCTGGAGCAGTCCCCCCACTTCCTTCCCCCTCCAAG gaggaggagggactaAGGGCTCAGGTGCGGGACCTGGAGGAAAAACTAGAGACCCTGAGACTGAAACGGGCAGAAGACAAAGCAAAGCTAAAAGAGCTGGAGAAACACAAAATCCAACTGGAGCAGGTGCAGGAATGGAAGAGCAAAATGCAGGAGCAGCAGGCCGACCTGCAGCGGCGCCTCAAGGAGGCGAGAAAG GAAGCCAAGGAGGCGCTGGAGGCAAAGGAACGTTATATGGAGGAGATGGCTGATACTGCTGATGCCATTGAGATGGCCACTTTGGACAAGGAGATGGCTGAAGAGCGGGCTGAGTCCCTGCAGCAGGAGGTGGAGGCACTGAAAGAGCGAGTGGACGAGCTCACCACTGACTTAGAGATCCTCAAGGCTGAGATTGAAGAGAAGG GCTCAGATGGCGCTGCATCCAGTTATCAGCTCAAGCAGCTTGAGGAGCAGAACGCCCGCCTGAAGGATGCCCTGGTGAG GATGCGGGATCTTTCTTCCTCAGAGAAGCAGGAGCATGTGAAGCTCCAGAAGCTCATGGAAAAGAAGAACCAAGAACTGGAAGTTGTGAGGCAGCAGCGGGAGCGTCTGCAGGAGGAGCTAAGCCAGGCAGAGAGCACCATTGATGAGCTCAAGGAGCAG GTGGATGCTGCTCTGGGTGCTGAGGAGATGGTGGAGATGCTGACAGATCGGAACCTGAATCTGGAAGAGAAAGTGCGCGAGTTGAGGGAGACTGTGGGAGACTTG GAAGCGATGAATGAGATGAACGACGAGCTGCAGGAGAATGCACGTGAGACAGAACTGGAGCTGCGGGAGCAGCTGGACATGGCGGGCGCGCGGGTTCGTGAGGCCCAGAAGCGTGTGGAGGCAGCCCAGGAGACGGTTGCAGACTACCAGCAGACCATTAAGAAGTACCGCCAGCTGACCGCCCATCTTCAG GATGTGAATCGGGAACTGACAAACCAGCAGGAAGCATCTGTGGAGAGGCAACAGCAGCCACCTCCAGAGACCTTTGACTTCAAAATCAAGTTTGCTGAGACTAAGGCCCATGCCAAG GCAATTGAGATGGAATTGAGGCAGATGGAGGTGGCCCAGGCCAACCGACACATGTCCCTGCTGACAGCCTTCATGCCTGACAGCTTCCTTCGGCCAGGTGGGGACCATGACTGCGTTCTGGTGCTGCTACTCATGCCTCGTCTCATTTGCAAG GCAGAGCTGATCCGGAAGCAGGCCCAGGAGAAGTTTGAACTAAGTGAGAACTGTTCAGAGCGGCCTGGGCTGCGAGGAGCTGCTGGGGAACAACTCAGCTTTGCTGCTGGACTGGTGTACTCGCTGAGCCTACTGCAGGCCACGCTACACCGCTATGAGCA TGCCCTCTCTCAGTGCAGTGTGGATGTGTATAAGAAAGTGGGCAGCCTCTACCCTGAGATGAGTGCCCATGAGCGTTCATTGGATTTCCTCATTGAACTGCTGCACAAGGATCAGCTGGATGAGACTGTCAATGTGGAGCCTCTCACCAAGGCCATCAAGTACTATCAG CATCTATACAGCATCCACCTTGCCGAACAGCCTGAGGACTGTACTATGCAGCTGGCTGACCACATTAAG TTCACGCAAAGTGCTCTGGACTGCATGAGTGTGGAGGTAGGACGGCTGCGTGCCTTCTTGCAG GGTGGGCAGGAGGCTACAGATATTGCCCTTCTGCTCCGGGATCTGGAAACTTCGTGCAGTGACATCCGCCAGTTCTGCAAGAAGATCCGAAGGCGAATGCCAGGGACAGATGCTCCTGGGATCCCAGCTGCACTGGCCTTTGGACCACAG GTATCTGACACGCTCCTAGACTGCAGGAAACACTTGACGTGGGTCGTGGCTGTGCTGCAGGAGGTGGCAGCTGCTGCTGCCCAGCTCATTGCCCCACTGGCGGAGAATGAGGGGCTACCTGTGGCTGCCCTGGAGGAACTGGCTTTCAAAGCAAGCGAGCAG ATCTATGGGACCCCTTCCAGCAGCCCCTATGAGTGTCTGCGCCAGTCATGCAACATCCTCATCAGTACCATGAACAAGCTGGCCACAGCCATGCAGGAGGGGGAGTATGATGCAGAGCGGCCCCCCAGCAAG CCTCCACCAGTTGAGTTGCGGGCTGCCGCCCTTCGTGCAGAGATCACAGATGCTGAAGGACTGGGTTTGAAGCTCGAAGATCGAGAGACAGTTATTAAGGAGTTGAAGAAGTCACTCAAGATTAAG GGAGAGGAGCTAAGTGAGGCCAACGTGCGGCTGAGCCTCCTGGAGAAGAAGTTGGACAGTGCTGCCAAGGATGCAGATGAGCGTATCGAGAAAGTCCAGACTCGGCTGGAGGAGACCCAGGCACTGCTGCGGAAGAAGGAGAA AGATTTTGAGGAGACAATGGATGCACTCCAGGCTGACATTGACCAGCTGGAGGCAGAGAAGACAGAACTAAAGCAACGGCTGAACAGCCAGTCTAAGCGCACAATTGAGGGGCTCCGGAGCCCTCCTCCTTCAGGCATTGCTACTCTGGTCTCTGGCATTGCTGGTG AAGAACAACAGCGAG GAGCTGTCCCTGGGCAGGCTCCAGGGTctgtgccaggcccagggctggTGAAAGACTCACCACTGCTGCTTCAGCAGATCTCTGCCATGAGGCTGCACATCTCCCAGCTCCAGCATGAGAATAACATCCTCAAG GGAGCCCAGATGAAGGCATCCTTGGCATCCCTGCCCCCTCTGCATGTTGCAAAGCTATCCCATGAGGGCCCTGGCAGTGAGTTACCAGCTGGAGCGCTGTATCGTAAGACCAGCCAGCTGCTGGAGACGTTGAATCAGTtgagcacacatacacacgtagTAGACATCACTCGCACTAGCCCTG CTACCAAGAGTCCATCAGCCCAACTTATGGAGCAAGTGGCTCAGCTTAAGTCCCTGAGTGACACCATTGAGAAGCTCAAG GATGAGGTCCTCAAGGAGACAGTATCTCAGCGCCCTGGAGCCACAGTACCCACTGACTTTGCCACCTTCCCTTCATCAGCCTTCCTCAGG GCCAAGGAGGAGCAGCAGGATGACACAGTCTACATGGGCAAAGTGACCTTCTCCTGTGCGGCTGGTCTTGGACAGCGACACCGGCTGGTGCTGACCCAGGAACAGCTGCACCAGCTTCACAGTCGCCTCATCTCCTAA
- the DCTN1 gene encoding dynactin subunit 1 isoform X46, translated as MAQSKRHVYSRTPSGSRMSAEASARPLRVGSRVEVIGKGHRGTVAYVGATLFATGKWVGVILDEAKGKNDGTVQGRKYFTCDEGHGIFVRQSQIQVFEDGADTTSPETPDSSASKVLKREGTDTTAKTSKLTTTRRPKPTRPASTGVAGASSSLGPSGSASAGELSSSEPSTPAQTPLAAPIIPTPALTSPGAVPPLPSPSKEEEGLRAQVRDLEEKLETLRLKRAEDKAKLKELEKHKIQLEQVQEWKSKMQEQQADLQRRLKEARKEAKEALEAKERYMEEMADTADAIEMATLDKEMAEERAESLQQEVEALKERVDELTTDLEILKAEIEEKGSDGAASSYQLKQLEEQNARLKDALVRMRDLSSSEKQEHVKLQKLMEKKNQELEVVRQQRERLQEELSQAESTIDELKEQVDAALGAEEMVEMLTDRNLNLEEKVRELRETVGDLEAMNEMNDELQENARETELELREQLDMAGARVREAQKRVEAAQETVADYQQTIKKYRQLTAHLQDVNRELTNQQEASVERQQQPPPETFDFKIKFAETKAHAKAIEMELRQMEVAQANRHMSLLTAFMPDSFLRPGGDHDCVLVLLLMPRLICKAELIRKQAQEKFELSENCSERPGLRGAAGEQLSFAAGLVYSLSLLQATLHRYEHALSQCSVDVYKKVGSLYPEMSAHERSLDFLIELLHKDQLDETVNVEPLTKAIKYYQHLYSIHLAEQPEDCTMQLADHIKFTQSALDCMSVEVGRLRAFLQGGQEATDIALLLRDLETSCSDIRQFCKKIRRRMPGTDAPGIPAALAFGPQVSDTLLDCRKHLTWVVAVLQEVAAAAAQLIAPLAENEGLPVAALEELAFKASEQIYGTPSSSPYECLRQSCNILISTMNKLATAMQEGEYDAERPPSKPPPVELRAAALRAEITDAEGLGLKLEDRETVIKELKKSLKIKGEELSEANVRLSLLEKKLDSAAKDADERIEKVQTRLEETQALLRKKEKDFEETMDALQADIDQLEAEKTELKQRLNSQSKRTIEGLRSPPPSGIATLVSGIAGGAVPGQAPGSVPGPGLVKDSPLLLQQISAMRLHISQLQHENNILKGAQMKASLASLPPLHVAKLSHEGPGSELPAGALYRKTSQLLETLNQLSTHTHVVDITRTSPATKSPSAQLMEQVAQLKSLSDTIEKLKDEVLKETVSQRPGATVPTDFATFPSSAFLRAKEEQQDDTVYMGKVTFSCAAGLGQRHRLVLTQEQLHQLHSRLIS; from the exons ATCCAGGTATTTGAAGATGGAGCAGATACTACTTCCCCAGAGACACCcgattcttctgcttcaaaaGTCCTCAAAAGAG AGGGAACTGATACAACTGCAAAGACTAGCAAACTG ACCACAACTCGGCGGCCCAAG CCCACCCGCCCAGCCAGTACTGGGGTGGCTGGGGCCAGTAGCTCCCTGGGCCCCTCTGGCTCAGCGTCAGCAGGTGAGCTGAGCAGCAGTGAGCCCAGCACCCCGGCTCAGACTCCGCTGGCAGCACCCATCATCCCCACGCCGGCCCTCACCTCTCCTGGAGCAGTCCCCCCACTTCCTTCCCCCTCCAAG gaggaggagggactaAGGGCTCAGGTGCGGGACCTGGAGGAAAAACTAGAGACCCTGAGACTGAAACGGGCAGAAGACAAAGCAAAGCTAAAAGAGCTGGAGAAACACAAAATCCAACTGGAGCAGGTGCAGGAATGGAAGAGCAAAATGCAGGAGCAGCAGGCCGACCTGCAGCGGCGCCTCAAGGAGGCGAGAAAG GAAGCCAAGGAGGCGCTGGAGGCAAAGGAACGTTATATGGAGGAGATGGCTGATACTGCTGATGCCATTGAGATGGCCACTTTGGACAAGGAGATGGCTGAAGAGCGGGCTGAGTCCCTGCAGCAGGAGGTGGAGGCACTGAAAGAGCGAGTGGACGAGCTCACCACTGACTTAGAGATCCTCAAGGCTGAGATTGAAGAGAAGG GCTCAGATGGCGCTGCATCCAGTTATCAGCTCAAGCAGCTTGAGGAGCAGAACGCCCGCCTGAAGGATGCCCTGGTGAG GATGCGGGATCTTTCTTCCTCAGAGAAGCAGGAGCATGTGAAGCTCCAGAAGCTCATGGAAAAGAAGAACCAAGAACTGGAAGTTGTGAGGCAGCAGCGGGAGCGTCTGCAGGAGGAGCTAAGCCAGGCAGAGAGCACCATTGATGAGCTCAAGGAGCAG GTGGATGCTGCTCTGGGTGCTGAGGAGATGGTGGAGATGCTGACAGATCGGAACCTGAATCTGGAAGAGAAAGTGCGCGAGTTGAGGGAGACTGTGGGAGACTTG GAAGCGATGAATGAGATGAACGACGAGCTGCAGGAGAATGCACGTGAGACAGAACTGGAGCTGCGGGAGCAGCTGGACATGGCGGGCGCGCGGGTTCGTGAGGCCCAGAAGCGTGTGGAGGCAGCCCAGGAGACGGTTGCAGACTACCAGCAGACCATTAAGAAGTACCGCCAGCTGACCGCCCATCTTCAG GATGTGAATCGGGAACTGACAAACCAGCAGGAAGCATCTGTGGAGAGGCAACAGCAGCCACCTCCAGAGACCTTTGACTTCAAAATCAAGTTTGCTGAGACTAAGGCCCATGCCAAG GCAATTGAGATGGAATTGAGGCAGATGGAGGTGGCCCAGGCCAACCGACACATGTCCCTGCTGACAGCCTTCATGCCTGACAGCTTCCTTCGGCCAGGTGGGGACCATGACTGCGTTCTGGTGCTGCTACTCATGCCTCGTCTCATTTGCAAG GCAGAGCTGATCCGGAAGCAGGCCCAGGAGAAGTTTGAACTAAGTGAGAACTGTTCAGAGCGGCCTGGGCTGCGAGGAGCTGCTGGGGAACAACTCAGCTTTGCTGCTGGACTGGTGTACTCGCTGAGCCTACTGCAGGCCACGCTACACCGCTATGAGCA TGCCCTCTCTCAGTGCAGTGTGGATGTGTATAAGAAAGTGGGCAGCCTCTACCCTGAGATGAGTGCCCATGAGCGTTCATTGGATTTCCTCATTGAACTGCTGCACAAGGATCAGCTGGATGAGACTGTCAATGTGGAGCCTCTCACCAAGGCCATCAAGTACTATCAG CATCTATACAGCATCCACCTTGCCGAACAGCCTGAGGACTGTACTATGCAGCTGGCTGACCACATTAAG TTCACGCAAAGTGCTCTGGACTGCATGAGTGTGGAGGTAGGACGGCTGCGTGCCTTCTTGCAG GGTGGGCAGGAGGCTACAGATATTGCCCTTCTGCTCCGGGATCTGGAAACTTCGTGCAGTGACATCCGCCAGTTCTGCAAGAAGATCCGAAGGCGAATGCCAGGGACAGATGCTCCTGGGATCCCAGCTGCACTGGCCTTTGGACCACAG GTATCTGACACGCTCCTAGACTGCAGGAAACACTTGACGTGGGTCGTGGCTGTGCTGCAGGAGGTGGCAGCTGCTGCTGCCCAGCTCATTGCCCCACTGGCGGAGAATGAGGGGCTACCTGTGGCTGCCCTGGAGGAACTGGCTTTCAAAGCAAGCGAGCAG ATCTATGGGACCCCTTCCAGCAGCCCCTATGAGTGTCTGCGCCAGTCATGCAACATCCTCATCAGTACCATGAACAAGCTGGCCACAGCCATGCAGGAGGGGGAGTATGATGCAGAGCGGCCCCCCAGCAAG CCTCCACCAGTTGAGTTGCGGGCTGCCGCCCTTCGTGCAGAGATCACAGATGCTGAAGGACTGGGTTTGAAGCTCGAAGATCGAGAGACAGTTATTAAGGAGTTGAAGAAGTCACTCAAGATTAAG GGAGAGGAGCTAAGTGAGGCCAACGTGCGGCTGAGCCTCCTGGAGAAGAAGTTGGACAGTGCTGCCAAGGATGCAGATGAGCGTATCGAGAAAGTCCAGACTCGGCTGGAGGAGACCCAGGCACTGCTGCGGAAGAAGGAGAA AGATTTTGAGGAGACAATGGATGCACTCCAGGCTGACATTGACCAGCTGGAGGCAGAGAAGACAGAACTAAAGCAACGGCTGAACAGCCAGTCTAAGCGCACAATTGAGGGGCTCCGGAGCCCTCCTCCTTCAGGCATTGCTACTCTGGTCTCTGGCATTGCTGGTG GAGCTGTCCCTGGGCAGGCTCCAGGGTctgtgccaggcccagggctggTGAAAGACTCACCACTGCTGCTTCAGCAGATCTCTGCCATGAGGCTGCACATCTCCCAGCTCCAGCATGAGAATAACATCCTCAAG GGAGCCCAGATGAAGGCATCCTTGGCATCCCTGCCCCCTCTGCATGTTGCAAAGCTATCCCATGAGGGCCCTGGCAGTGAGTTACCAGCTGGAGCGCTGTATCGTAAGACCAGCCAGCTGCTGGAGACGTTGAATCAGTtgagcacacatacacacgtagTAGACATCACTCGCACTAGCCCTG CTACCAAGAGTCCATCAGCCCAACTTATGGAGCAAGTGGCTCAGCTTAAGTCCCTGAGTGACACCATTGAGAAGCTCAAG GATGAGGTCCTCAAGGAGACAGTATCTCAGCGCCCTGGAGCCACAGTACCCACTGACTTTGCCACCTTCCCTTCATCAGCCTTCCTCAGG GCCAAGGAGGAGCAGCAGGATGACACAGTCTACATGGGCAAAGTGACCTTCTCCTGTGCGGCTGGTCTTGGACAGCGACACCGGCTGGTGCTGACCCAGGAACAGCTGCACCAGCTTCACAGTCGCCTCATCTCCTAA
- the DCTN1 gene encoding dynactin subunit 1 isoform X47 — translation MAQSKRHVYSRTPSGSRMSAEASARPLRVGSRVEVIGKGHRGTVAYVGATLFATGKWVGVILDEAKGKNDGTVQGRKYFTCDEGHGIFVRQSQIQVFEDGADTTSPETPDSSASKVLKREGTDTTAKTSKLPTRPASTGVAGASSSLGPSGSASAGELSSSEPSTPAQTPLAAPIIPTPALTSPGAVPPLPSPSKEEEGLRAQVRDLEEKLETLRLKRAEDKAKLKELEKHKIQLEQVQEWKSKMQEQQADLQRRLKEARKEAKEALEAKERYMEEMADTADAIEMATLDKEMAEERAESLQQEVEALKERVDELTTDLEILKAEIEEKGSDGAASSYQLKQLEEQNARLKDALVRMRDLSSSEKQEHVKLQKLMEKKNQELEVVRQQRERLQEELSQAESTIDELKEQVDAALGAEEMVEMLTDRNLNLEEKVRELRETVGDLEAMNEMNDELQENARETELELREQLDMAGARVREAQKRVEAAQETVADYQQTIKKYRQLTAHLQDVNRELTNQQEASVERQQQPPPETFDFKIKFAETKAHAKAIEMELRQMEVAQANRHMSLLTAFMPDSFLRPGGDHDCVLVLLLMPRLICKAELIRKQAQEKFELSENCSERPGLRGAAGEQLSFAAGLVYSLSLLQATLHRYEHALSQCSVDVYKKVGSLYPEMSAHERSLDFLIELLHKDQLDETVNVEPLTKAIKYYQHLYSIHLAEQPEDCTMQLADHIKFTQSALDCMSVEVGRLRAFLQGGQEATDIALLLRDLETSCSDIRQFCKKIRRRMPGTDAPGIPAALAFGPQVSDTLLDCRKHLTWVVAVLQEVAAAAAQLIAPLAENEGLPVAALEELAFKASEQIYGTPSSSPYECLRQSCNILISTMNKLATAMQEGEYDAERPPSKPPPVELRAAALRAEITDAEGLGLKLEDRETVIKELKKSLKIKGEELSEANVRLSLLEKKLDSAAKDADERIEKVQTRLEETQALLRKKEKDFEETMDALQADIDQLEAEKTELKQRLNSQSKRTIEGLRSPPPSGIATLVSGIAGGAVPGQAPGSVPGPGLVKDSPLLLQQISAMRLHISQLQHENNILKGAQMKASLASLPPLHVAKLSHEGPGSELPAGALYRKTSQLLETLNQLSTHTHVVDITRTSPATKSPSAQLMEQVAQLKSLSDTIEKLKDEVLKETVSQRPGATVPTDFATFPSSAFLRAKEEQQDDTVYMGKVTFSCAAGLGQRHRLVLTQEQLHQLHSRLIS, via the exons ATCCAGGTATTTGAAGATGGAGCAGATACTACTTCCCCAGAGACACCcgattcttctgcttcaaaaGTCCTCAAAAGAG AGGGAACTGATACAACTGCAAAGACTAGCAAACTG CCCACCCGCCCAGCCAGTACTGGGGTGGCTGGGGCCAGTAGCTCCCTGGGCCCCTCTGGCTCAGCGTCAGCAGGTGAGCTGAGCAGCAGTGAGCCCAGCACCCCGGCTCAGACTCCGCTGGCAGCACCCATCATCCCCACGCCGGCCCTCACCTCTCCTGGAGCAGTCCCCCCACTTCCTTCCCCCTCCAAG gaggaggagggactaAGGGCTCAGGTGCGGGACCTGGAGGAAAAACTAGAGACCCTGAGACTGAAACGGGCAGAAGACAAAGCAAAGCTAAAAGAGCTGGAGAAACACAAAATCCAACTGGAGCAGGTGCAGGAATGGAAGAGCAAAATGCAGGAGCAGCAGGCCGACCTGCAGCGGCGCCTCAAGGAGGCGAGAAAG GAAGCCAAGGAGGCGCTGGAGGCAAAGGAACGTTATATGGAGGAGATGGCTGATACTGCTGATGCCATTGAGATGGCCACTTTGGACAAGGAGATGGCTGAAGAGCGGGCTGAGTCCCTGCAGCAGGAGGTGGAGGCACTGAAAGAGCGAGTGGACGAGCTCACCACTGACTTAGAGATCCTCAAGGCTGAGATTGAAGAGAAGG GCTCAGATGGCGCTGCATCCAGTTATCAGCTCAAGCAGCTTGAGGAGCAGAACGCCCGCCTGAAGGATGCCCTGGTGAG GATGCGGGATCTTTCTTCCTCAGAGAAGCAGGAGCATGTGAAGCTCCAGAAGCTCATGGAAAAGAAGAACCAAGAACTGGAAGTTGTGAGGCAGCAGCGGGAGCGTCTGCAGGAGGAGCTAAGCCAGGCAGAGAGCACCATTGATGAGCTCAAGGAGCAG GTGGATGCTGCTCTGGGTGCTGAGGAGATGGTGGAGATGCTGACAGATCGGAACCTGAATCTGGAAGAGAAAGTGCGCGAGTTGAGGGAGACTGTGGGAGACTTG GAAGCGATGAATGAGATGAACGACGAGCTGCAGGAGAATGCACGTGAGACAGAACTGGAGCTGCGGGAGCAGCTGGACATGGCGGGCGCGCGGGTTCGTGAGGCCCAGAAGCGTGTGGAGGCAGCCCAGGAGACGGTTGCAGACTACCAGCAGACCATTAAGAAGTACCGCCAGCTGACCGCCCATCTTCAG GATGTGAATCGGGAACTGACAAACCAGCAGGAAGCATCTGTGGAGAGGCAACAGCAGCCACCTCCAGAGACCTTTGACTTCAAAATCAAGTTTGCTGAGACTAAGGCCCATGCCAAG GCAATTGAGATGGAATTGAGGCAGATGGAGGTGGCCCAGGCCAACCGACACATGTCCCTGCTGACAGCCTTCATGCCTGACAGCTTCCTTCGGCCAGGTGGGGACCATGACTGCGTTCTGGTGCTGCTACTCATGCCTCGTCTCATTTGCAAG GCAGAGCTGATCCGGAAGCAGGCCCAGGAGAAGTTTGAACTAAGTGAGAACTGTTCAGAGCGGCCTGGGCTGCGAGGAGCTGCTGGGGAACAACTCAGCTTTGCTGCTGGACTGGTGTACTCGCTGAGCCTACTGCAGGCCACGCTACACCGCTATGAGCA TGCCCTCTCTCAGTGCAGTGTGGATGTGTATAAGAAAGTGGGCAGCCTCTACCCTGAGATGAGTGCCCATGAGCGTTCATTGGATTTCCTCATTGAACTGCTGCACAAGGATCAGCTGGATGAGACTGTCAATGTGGAGCCTCTCACCAAGGCCATCAAGTACTATCAG CATCTATACAGCATCCACCTTGCCGAACAGCCTGAGGACTGTACTATGCAGCTGGCTGACCACATTAAG TTCACGCAAAGTGCTCTGGACTGCATGAGTGTGGAGGTAGGACGGCTGCGTGCCTTCTTGCAG GGTGGGCAGGAGGCTACAGATATTGCCCTTCTGCTCCGGGATCTGGAAACTTCGTGCAGTGACATCCGCCAGTTCTGCAAGAAGATCCGAAGGCGAATGCCAGGGACAGATGCTCCTGGGATCCCAGCTGCACTGGCCTTTGGACCACAG GTATCTGACACGCTCCTAGACTGCAGGAAACACTTGACGTGGGTCGTGGCTGTGCTGCAGGAGGTGGCAGCTGCTGCTGCCCAGCTCATTGCCCCACTGGCGGAGAATGAGGGGCTACCTGTGGCTGCCCTGGAGGAACTGGCTTTCAAAGCAAGCGAGCAG ATCTATGGGACCCCTTCCAGCAGCCCCTATGAGTGTCTGCGCCAGTCATGCAACATCCTCATCAGTACCATGAACAAGCTGGCCACAGCCATGCAGGAGGGGGAGTATGATGCAGAGCGGCCCCCCAGCAAG CCTCCACCAGTTGAGTTGCGGGCTGCCGCCCTTCGTGCAGAGATCACAGATGCTGAAGGACTGGGTTTGAAGCTCGAAGATCGAGAGACAGTTATTAAGGAGTTGAAGAAGTCACTCAAGATTAAG GGAGAGGAGCTAAGTGAGGCCAACGTGCGGCTGAGCCTCCTGGAGAAGAAGTTGGACAGTGCTGCCAAGGATGCAGATGAGCGTATCGAGAAAGTCCAGACTCGGCTGGAGGAGACCCAGGCACTGCTGCGGAAGAAGGAGAA AGATTTTGAGGAGACAATGGATGCACTCCAGGCTGACATTGACCAGCTGGAGGCAGAGAAGACAGAACTAAAGCAACGGCTGAACAGCCAGTCTAAGCGCACAATTGAGGGGCTCCGGAGCCCTCCTCCTTCAGGCATTGCTACTCTGGTCTCTGGCATTGCTGGTG GAGCTGTCCCTGGGCAGGCTCCAGGGTctgtgccaggcccagggctggTGAAAGACTCACCACTGCTGCTTCAGCAGATCTCTGCCATGAGGCTGCACATCTCCCAGCTCCAGCATGAGAATAACATCCTCAAG GGAGCCCAGATGAAGGCATCCTTGGCATCCCTGCCCCCTCTGCATGTTGCAAAGCTATCCCATGAGGGCCCTGGCAGTGAGTTACCAGCTGGAGCGCTGTATCGTAAGACCAGCCAGCTGCTGGAGACGTTGAATCAGTtgagcacacatacacacgtagTAGACATCACTCGCACTAGCCCTG CTACCAAGAGTCCATCAGCCCAACTTATGGAGCAAGTGGCTCAGCTTAAGTCCCTGAGTGACACCATTGAGAAGCTCAAG GATGAGGTCCTCAAGGAGACAGTATCTCAGCGCCCTGGAGCCACAGTACCCACTGACTTTGCCACCTTCCCTTCATCAGCCTTCCTCAGG GCCAAGGAGGAGCAGCAGGATGACACAGTCTACATGGGCAAAGTGACCTTCTCCTGTGCGGCTGGTCTTGGACAGCGACACCGGCTGGTGCTGACCCAGGAACAGCTGCACCAGCTTCACAGTCGCCTCATCTCCTAA